A stretch of the Lactuca sativa cultivar Salinas chromosome 9, Lsat_Salinas_v11, whole genome shotgun sequence genome encodes the following:
- the LOC111898261 gene encoding heat shock cognate 70 kDa protein, with product MDRRGNDAPAIGIDLGTTYSCVAVWKHDHIQIIPNDQGNRTTPSCVAFSDAERLIGDGAKNQVAMNPANTIFDAKRLIGRRFSDSKVQDDIKLWPFRVIQGPADTPKIVVSYKGEEKELSAEEVSSMILGKMKETAEAYLGKVVKDAVITVPAYFNDSQRQATKDAGAIAGLNVIRIINEPTAAAIAYGLDNKSDITCKITVLVFDLGGGTFDVSLLTIAKGGTIEVKAVAGDTHLGGEDFDSRMVDHCAWEFKRRWNKDLTGNKRALGRLRCACEKAKRILSCSIQTSIEIDGLHEGIDFSMKFSRAKFEELNMSYFDKCIATVNACLSDAKMKKSCVNEVILVGGSTRIPKVQCMLQECFERKELCKSVNPDEAVAYGAAVMASKLSGNNDKRVRDLILLDVTPLSLGQETKGEKLTVVIPRNTPVPTKKSKEFHTCHDNQSHTTISVYQGERARSKDNHLLGEYTLSGLPPAPKGITKFRNSFEIDNNGILTVTSEILSTRKRKKVTITNENGRLSKEEIERMIEDADKYKQEDQEYMKKAAAANALDDCIYDIKNMIKSMEHGERLKKMKKAVDYTTDWLDHNQAPSLDELQHMKEHLKAVCMPTF from the exons ATGGACAGAAGAGGAAACGATGCACCGGCGATCGGCATTGACCTTGGAACAACGTACTCATGTGTCGCCGTTTGGAAGCATGATCACATCCAAATCATTCCCAACGATCAGGGCAATAGAACCACACCGTCTTGTGTTGCTTTCAGTGATGCAGAACGTTTAATCGGCGATGGCGCCAAGAACCAAGTGGCCATGAACCCTGCTAACACCATATTTG ATGCTAAGAGGTTAATTGGAAGGAGATTCAGTGATTCCAAAGTGCAGGATGACATCAAGTTGTGGCCTTTTAGGGTCATACAAGGGCCTGCTGACACACCAAAGATTGTTGTCTCGTACAAAGGTGAAGAGAAGGAACTTTCGGCAGAAGAAGTTTCATCCATGATTCTTGGGAAGATGAAAGAAACTGCTGAGGCATACCTTGGAAAAGTTGTGAAAGATGCTGTGATAACTGTCCCAGCTTACTTTAACGATTCGCAACGTCAAGCAACAAAGGATGCTGGAGCTATTGCTGGACTTAATGTCATTCGCATCATCAATGAGCCTACAGCAGCTGCAATTGCTTATGGTCTTGACAATAAGTCTGATATTACTTGCAAGATCACTGTGCTTGTCTTTGATTTGGGTGGTGGCACTTTCGATGTCTCTTTATTGACCATTGCAAAAGGTGGAACCATTGAGGTGAAAGCTGTTGCAGGTGATACTCATTTGGGAGGTGAGGATTTTGATAGTCGTATGGTGGATCATTGTGCTTGGGAATTCAAGAGGAGATGGAACAAGGACTTAACGGGGAACAAAAGAGCATTGGGGAGGCTGAGATGTGCTTGTGAGAAAGCAAAAAGGATTCTCTCATGCAGTATTCAAACTTCCATCGAAATAGATGGCTTGCATGAGGGGATTGATTTTTCCATGAAGTTCAGTCGAGCTAAATTTGAAGAGCTGAACATGAGTTACTTCGATAAATGTATTGCGACTGTGAATGCATGTTTAAGCGATGCAAAGATGAAGAAATCGTGTGTTAACGAGGTGATTCTTGTGGGTGGGTCAACTAGAATACCAAAGGTCCAGTGTATGTTGCAGGAATGTTTTGAAAGGAAGGAGCTGTGCAAGAGTGTGAACCCTGATGAGGCTGTTGCGTATGGTGCAGCTGTTATGGCTTCAAAGTTAAGTGGCAACAATGATAAACGTGTTCGAGATTTAATATTATTGGACGTCACTCCTTTGTCCCTTGGTCAAGAAACAAAAGGAGAAAAATTAACTGTTGTGATCCCACGTAACACTCCAGTACCTACGAAGAAATCCAAAGAGTTTCATACATGTCATGACAACCAATCTCATACAACTATTAGTGTGTATCAAGGTGAAAGAGCACGATCCAAAGATAACCATTTGTTGGGGGAGTACACACTTTCAGGACTACCACCGGCTCCCAAAGGAATTACAAAGTTCCGAAACAGCTTTGAAATAGATAACAATGGTATCCTAACAGTCACGTCAGAGATATTATCAACCCGTAAGAGGAAGAAAGTCACGATTACCAATGAAAATGGAAGACTCTCCAAGGAAGAGATTGAGAGGATGATAGAAGATGCTGACAAGTACAAACAGGAGGACCAAGAATACATGAAGAAAGCAGCTGCAGCCAATGCATTGGATGACTGCATATACGACATAAAGAATATGATAAAAAGCATGGAGCATGGTGAGAGGTTGAAGAAAATGAAGAAGGCAGTTGATTATACCACCGATTGGCTCGATCATAACCAAGCTCCATCTCTTGATGAGCTTCAACACATGAAGGAACATCTCAAGGCTGTATGTATGCCCACGTTTTAG